In a single window of the Apium graveolens cultivar Ventura unplaced genomic scaffold, ASM990537v1 ctg8747, whole genome shotgun sequence genome:
- the LOC141705292 gene encoding transcription factor SRM1-like: MRENMEGLFSNVPQISENDMYTSDGWTFKDNKLYEDTMEEFEDYGSVAFFQRVALLMPWKTMESIKLHHQILMEELKWIKSSNGEFEDIIIEDSVDFEDIVREDIMTEGEVKQQANQQTSRPKKRGIAWTMEEHWAFMRGLEVCGKGDWKNISQFFVSSRTPTQVASHAQKFFKRMEKTEAEKSRTTINDIQCLCCTCTPCKFGSSVSLAKSSRK, from the exons atgagggAAAACATGGAGGGATTGTTCTCTAATGTCCCACAAATTAGTGAGAATGATATGTATACCAGTGATGGATGGACTTTCAAGGATAATAAGTTATATGAAGATACTATGGAAGAATTTGAAGACTATGGTTCTGTAGCATTTTTTCAAAGGGTGGCCCTTCTGATGCCATGGAAAACCATGGAATCCATCAAACTTCAtcatcagattttgatggaggAATTGAAGTGGATCAAGTCATCCAACGGTGAATTTGAAGATATTATCATAGAGGACAGTGTTGATTTTGAAGATATTGTCAGAGAGGATATCATGACTGAGGGGGAAGTAAAACAGCAAGCTAACCAGCAGACCAGCAGGCCAAAGAAAAGAGGTATAGCATGGACAATGGAAGAACACTG GGCATTTATGAGGGGGTTAGAAGTATGCGGAAAAGGAGACTGGAAGAACATATCCCAGTTTTTTGTGTCTTCCAGGACTCCAACTCAGGTTGCAAGTCATGCTCAAAAATTCTTCAAGCGCATGGAGAAAACAGAGGCTGAGAAAAGTAGGACAACCATTAACGACATTCAGTGTTTGTGTTGCACCTGTACCCCATGCAAGTTTGGGTCCTCGGTGTCTTTAGCCAAATCCTCCAGGAAATAA
- the LOC141705291 gene encoding uncharacterized protein LOC141705291: protein MLLSIAEKKTAKEGWEAIKVMCQGADRVKKARVQTFKAEFETLRMNDGEQLDDFYMKLNGLVSTIRALGEEIHESYVVKKLLRAVPSKFLQIASIIEQFGDLEKMTVEETVGSLQSHEERLKGQNETTGSKLLLTEEEWSRREKNDTKLLLTREDWLKRTGNTDGTNNWRGGRGFKGTSRDKSTVRCFNCNMSGHYAVDCRRPR from the coding sequence ATGTTATTATCCATCGCTGAAAAGAAAACAGCCAAAGAGGGGTGGGAAGCCATTAAAGTCATGTGCCAGGGAGCTGATCGTGTAAAGAAGGCCAGAGTGCAGACATTTAAGGCGGAGTTCGAGACTTTACGGATGAATGATGGTGAGCAACTTGATGACTTTTATATGAAGCTTAATGGTCTGGTGTCTACCATTCGAGCTTTAGGAGAGGAAATACACGAATCATATGTTGTTAAGAAATTGCTTCGAGCGGTTCCGTCCAAATTTCTCCAAATAGCTTCAATAATCGAGCAGTTTGGAGATTTAGAGAAAATGACAGTTGAAGAGACCGTTGGTTCACTTCAATCTCATGAGGAAAGATTGAAAGGGCAGAATGAGACAACAGGGAGTAAGTTACTTTTGACAGAGGAGGAGTGGTCCAGGCGTGAGAAAAATGACACTAAACTTTTACTCACACGGGAGGACTGGCTGAAGCGTACAGGCAACACAGATGGGACTAACAATTGGCGAGGTGGTCGTGGTTTCAAAGGCACGAGCCGAGACAAAAGCACTGTGAGGTGTTTCAATTGTAATATGTCGGGGCATTATGCTGTAGATTGCAGGAGGCCTCGTTGA